In one window of Acidobacteriota bacterium DNA:
- a CDS encoding PQQ-dependent sugar dehydrogenase, producing the protein MQSKSRFLSSLAIVIACGLTSGAPSASAQIPSDLALNALPFGVSTPVAVRHAGDGSNRLFIVERSGTIRIFVPGTGLLGTPFLNITSEVDTFFEGGFLGLAFHPNFASNRFFYVSYTRDGSGGDDLETVIERYRVPAGTPNDADESTAFEIFTLGQPAGNHNGGDIHFGPDGFLYISLGDGGASSGTSQSTSNLLGKMLRIDPCDTASCAAPYTIPASNPFVGSAGQDEIWAVGLRNPYRWSFDRLTGDMFIGDVGEGSREEVSFESASSGGGSNYGWNCREGNIPGPGGCSGSFVEPILTYTHVNNNCSITGGYRYRGCIPGLRGTYIFGDFCSAKVFFGTENSPGNWSFTEWDDLGGNIYGFGEDEAGELYLLQGSNVLRFESASCVANAIFSDGFESGNTTAWSTTVP; encoded by the coding sequence ATGCAGAGTAAGAGCCGATTCCTGTCCAGCCTCGCCATCGTGATCGCCTGCGGTCTGACCTCGGGAGCGCCGTCGGCCAGCGCTCAGATCCCTTCTGACCTCGCCCTCAACGCCTTGCCCTTCGGTGTCTCGACACCGGTGGCGGTACGCCACGCCGGCGACGGCTCGAACCGCCTGTTCATCGTCGAGCGCAGCGGAACGATCCGAATCTTCGTTCCCGGCACCGGCCTCCTCGGCACGCCCTTCCTCAACATCACGAGCGAGGTCGACACCTTCTTCGAGGGCGGCTTCCTCGGCCTGGCCTTTCACCCGAACTTCGCCAGCAACCGCTTCTTCTATGTCAGCTATACCCGCGACGGCTCCGGCGGTGACGACCTCGAAACGGTGATCGAGCGCTATCGCGTACCGGCCGGCACTCCCAACGATGCCGACGAGAGCACGGCGTTCGAGATCTTCACCCTCGGCCAGCCGGCCGGCAACCACAATGGCGGCGACATCCACTTCGGACCGGACGGCTTCCTCTACATCAGCCTGGGGGACGGTGGCGCTTCGAGCGGCACGTCCCAGAGCACCAGCAATCTGCTCGGCAAGATGCTGCGCATCGATCCCTGCGACACCGCCTCCTGCGCCGCCCCCTACACGATTCCCGCCAGCAATCCCTTCGTCGGCTCCGCCGGCCAGGACGAAATCTGGGCCGTCGGCTTGCGCAACCCTTACCGCTGGAGCTTCGACCGGCTGACCGGCGACATGTTCATCGGCGACGTTGGCGAGGGCTCGCGCGAAGAGGTCTCGTTCGAGTCGGCCAGCAGTGGTGGCGGAAGCAACTACGGTTGGAACTGCCGCGAGGGCAACATCCCGGGGCCGGGCGGATGCAGCGGCAGCTTCGTCGAGCCGATCCTCACCTACACCCACGTCAACAACAACTGCTCGATCACCGGCGGGTACCGCTACCGCGGCTGCATTCCGGGCCTCCGCGGTACCTACATCTTCGGCGATTTCTGCAGCGCCAAGGTGTTTTTCGGCACCGAAAACTCGCCCGGCAACTGGAGCTTCACCGAGTGGGACGACCTCGGCGGCAACATCTACGGGTTCGGTGAGGACGAGGCCGGCGAGCTCTACCTGCTGCAGGGCAGCAACGTGCTGCGTTTCGAAAGCGCCAGCTGCGTTGCCAACGCCATCTTCAGCGACGGCTTCGAGTCCGGCAACACCACCGCCTGGTCCACCACCGTTCCCTGA
- a CDS encoding helix-turn-helix domain-containing protein, translated as MTHRIATAIYDGLLAFEHSIAAEIFGWERPGLGVDWYQYKACRIEDGPLHSSHGMRFDPPGDLLDVERADTILIPGWRSPLEPPPTDFLDILVRAHGLGKRLVSICTGAFALAHAGLLDGRRSTTHWMHVPKLKKHFPRTLVDEDALYVHDGEISTSAGSAAGLDLSLAIVRQDFGIRVANTIARRMVAPVHREGGQSQYVEIGKAATEPNGFGKVLDTLLDRLDEELPVEQLACEFGYTLRTFQRRFREITGLSPHRWISQQRVVKARELLEQTDFSIEQVASRSGLGSAANLRKHLARHLATTPRAYRSAFRAEDRAGC; from the coding sequence ATGACACACCGCATCGCGACGGCCATCTATGACGGACTGCTCGCCTTCGAGCACAGCATCGCCGCGGAGATCTTCGGCTGGGAACGGCCCGGTCTCGGGGTGGATTGGTATCAGTACAAGGCCTGTCGCATCGAGGACGGACCGCTCCACAGCAGTCACGGGATGCGCTTCGATCCGCCCGGCGATCTCCTCGATGTCGAACGCGCCGACACCATCCTGATTCCAGGCTGGCGGTCTCCGCTGGAGCCCCCTCCGACGGACTTCCTCGACATCCTGGTGCGCGCCCATGGCCTCGGCAAGCGCCTGGTGTCGATCTGCACCGGCGCCTTCGCCTTGGCCCACGCCGGCCTGCTCGACGGGCGCCGCTCGACCACCCACTGGATGCACGTGCCGAAGCTCAAGAAGCACTTTCCACGCACCTTGGTCGACGAAGACGCCCTCTACGTCCACGATGGCGAGATCTCGACCTCGGCCGGCTCCGCCGCCGGCCTCGATCTCAGCCTGGCGATCGTGCGGCAGGATTTCGGGATCCGGGTGGCCAACACCATCGCGCGGCGCATGGTGGCGCCGGTGCACCGCGAAGGCGGCCAGTCCCAGTATGTCGAGATCGGCAAGGCGGCCACCGAGCCGAATGGCTTCGGCAAGGTCCTCGACACGCTCCTCGATCGCCTCGACGAAGAGCTACCGGTCGAGCAGCTCGCCTGCGAGTTCGGTTACACGCTGCGCACCTTCCAGCGCCGCTTTCGCGAGATCACGGGGCTGTCGCCGCACCGCTGGATCAGCCAGCAACGGGTGGTCAAGGCGCGCGAGCTTCTCGAGCAGACGGACTTCAGCATCGAGCAGGTGGCTTCACGCTCCGGCCTGGGTTCGGCGGCCAACCTGCGCAAGCACCTCGCCCGCCATCTGGCGACCACGCCGCGGGCTTATCGCTCGGCCTTCCGGGCGGAAGATCGAGCAGGTTGCTGA
- a CDS encoding queuosine precursor transporter, giving the protein MLPQAFSDFFAAHQSLLWVLTVALDLAFTLLMYRLFGKQGLYAVICLNVLLCNLQGPKLTTVFGMTTSLGVILYSGIYFATDLLSERYGRREANRAVRIGFAVSILVIVFMALSLMFLPTREAGKAHQLAVDAHQALAFLFGFTPRFILGSLVAYLVSQSHDVWFFHLLKEKTGGRHLWLRNTLSTVVSQAIDTLIYSLVVWWAVLDLPTALRLAAVKYVFKVIIAILDTPFIYWARSWGTSVPDWQEAGPPVRAG; this is encoded by the coding sequence ATGCTCCCGCAAGCCTTCAGCGACTTCTTCGCCGCCCACCAGAGCTTGCTCTGGGTGTTGACCGTCGCCCTCGATCTCGCCTTCACCCTGCTGATGTACCGCCTGTTCGGCAAGCAGGGTCTCTATGCCGTCATCTGTTTGAATGTGCTGCTCTGCAACCTGCAGGGGCCGAAGCTGACCACGGTGTTCGGCATGACCACCAGTCTCGGCGTGATTCTCTACTCGGGGATCTACTTCGCCACCGACCTGTTGAGCGAGCGCTATGGCCGGCGGGAGGCCAACCGGGCGGTGCGCATCGGCTTTGCGGTGAGCATTCTGGTGATCGTGTTCATGGCCCTCAGCCTGATGTTCCTGCCGACTCGCGAGGCGGGCAAGGCCCATCAGCTAGCGGTCGATGCCCACCAGGCGCTGGCCTTCCTGTTCGGCTTCACGCCGCGATTCATCCTCGGCTCCCTGGTGGCTTATCTGGTCAGCCAGAGCCACGACGTGTGGTTCTTCCATCTGCTCAAGGAGAAGACCGGCGGCCGCCACCTCTGGCTGCGCAACACCCTCTCGACGGTGGTCTCCCAGGCGATCGACACCCTGATCTACTCGCTGGTGGTGTGGTGGGCCGTTCTCGACCTGCCGACGGCGCTTCGTCTGGCGGCGGTGAAGTACGTCTTCAAGGTGATCATCGCCATCCTCGACACGCCCTTCATCTACTGGGCCCGATCCTGGGGGACTTCGGTTCCCGACTGGCAGGAGGCCGGCCCTCCGGTGCGCGCCGGCTGA
- the moeB gene encoding molybdopterin-synthase adenylyltransferase MoeB: MTLPELSREEVRRYGRHLILPQVGPQGQRRLKAARVLMVGAGGLGSPIGLYLAAAGIGSLGVVEFDRVDETNLQRQVLYGQGDVGRDKLVAAGERLQEVNPHLNLEAHGLRLESQQALDLIADYDIVVDGSDNFATRYLVNDACVLTGKPNVFGAVLKFEGQAAVFWGERGPCYRCLFPEPPPPGLVPSCAEGGVFGVLPGIIGSIQATEVIKLVLGEGEPLLGRLLTLDALTMRFREVRIPKNPGCPVCGDEPTITELMDYDLHCGTEAAGEGDETMDEGLLDEIEVETLQAWLQAGRQLHLLDVRNPVEYQICRLDGAELLPLAELPGRWQGLDRDTLTVVYCHGGVRSAQAVDFLRRQGLSRVVNLAGGIDAWSRRIDPTVPRY; this comes from the coding sequence ATGACCCTTCCCGAGCTGAGCCGTGAGGAGGTCCGCCGCTACGGGCGGCACCTGATCCTGCCGCAGGTCGGTCCGCAGGGCCAGCGGCGCCTCAAGGCAGCGCGAGTGCTGATGGTCGGCGCCGGCGGTCTGGGCTCGCCGATCGGCCTCTATCTCGCCGCCGCTGGAATCGGCAGCCTCGGAGTCGTCGAGTTCGACCGCGTCGACGAGACCAACCTACAGCGCCAGGTGCTCTACGGTCAGGGGGATGTCGGCCGCGACAAGCTGGTCGCCGCCGGCGAGCGGCTCCAGGAGGTCAACCCTCACCTGAATCTCGAGGCCCACGGCCTGCGCCTCGAGTCGCAGCAGGCCCTCGACCTGATCGCCGACTACGACATCGTGGTCGATGGCTCCGACAACTTCGCCACCCGCTACTTGGTGAATGACGCCTGCGTTTTGACCGGTAAGCCCAACGTCTTCGGCGCGGTGCTCAAGTTCGAGGGGCAAGCGGCGGTTTTTTGGGGCGAGCGCGGGCCCTGCTATCGCTGCCTCTTCCCAGAGCCGCCGCCGCCCGGGTTGGTGCCGTCCTGTGCCGAAGGCGGGGTCTTCGGGGTGCTGCCGGGGATCATCGGCTCGATCCAGGCGACGGAAGTCATCAAGCTGGTGCTCGGCGAAGGCGAGCCGCTGCTCGGGCGGCTGTTGACCCTCGACGCCTTGACCATGCGCTTTCGCGAAGTGCGCATTCCGAAGAACCCGGGCTGTCCGGTCTGTGGCGACGAGCCGACCATCACCGAGCTGATGGACTACGACCTGCACTGCGGCACGGAAGCTGCCGGCGAGGGAGACGAGACGATGGACGAAGGACTGCTCGACGAGATCGAGGTCGAAACCCTGCAGGCCTGGCTGCAGGCCGGCCGGCAGCTCCATCTGCTCGATGTGCGCAATCCGGTGGAGTACCAGATCTGCCGTCTCGACGGGGCGGAGCTCCTGCCCTTGGCGGAGCTACCGGGCCGCTGGCAGGGTCTCGATCGCGACACCCTGACGGTGGTCTACTGCCACGGCGGCGTGCGCTCCGCCCAGGCGGTCGACTTCCTGCGTCGCCAAGGGCTGTCGCGGGTGGTCAACCTCGCCGGTGGGATCGATGCCTGGAGCCGGCGCATCGACCCCACCGTGCCGCGCTACTAG
- a CDS encoding sodium:proton antiporter, which translates to MSLFAAAAVLITLTAVLAWLNERTLKLPPVIGVTVGGFLASLAVLALGSAGFSAESWASELLARIPFDDLLMEGLLSFLLFAGALHVNLSDLLKQKWTVLALATIGILLSTFLIGAVIAFVLPLLGIQIPFIYALLFGALISPTDPIAVLSILKKAGAPSGVRALITGESLFNDGVGVVVFAVIAGIATQGASASFGDISLLFVEEAIGGVIFGLGLGFVAYQMLRRVDNYAVEVLITLATVQGGYGLAGALHTSGPIAMVVAGLFIGNRGRLLAMSETTRERLDGFWEMVDEILNALLFLLIGMEVLILDVSGAKVLAGLVAIPIVLGVRLLTVGTSISAMRLRRPFPPNTVSLMTWGGLRGGISVALALSLPASPERDVLLTVTYVVVFFSIVVQGLTVGPLVRRLGRGTE; encoded by the coding sequence GTGAGCCTGTTCGCGGCGGCGGCGGTGCTGATCACCCTGACGGCGGTGCTCGCCTGGCTCAACGAGCGCACCCTCAAGCTGCCGCCGGTGATCGGCGTCACCGTCGGTGGCTTCCTCGCCTCGCTGGCCGTCCTGGCTCTCGGCTCGGCCGGATTCTCGGCCGAGTCTTGGGCCTCCGAGCTGCTGGCTCGCATCCCCTTCGACGACCTCCTGATGGAAGGCCTGCTCAGCTTCCTGCTGTTCGCCGGCGCCCTGCACGTCAATCTCTCGGACCTGCTCAAGCAGAAGTGGACGGTGCTGGCCCTGGCCACCATCGGCATCCTCCTGTCGACCTTCCTGATCGGTGCCGTCATCGCCTTCGTGCTGCCCCTCTTGGGCATCCAGATCCCGTTCATCTACGCCCTCCTGTTCGGCGCCCTGATCTCGCCGACGGACCCCATCGCGGTCCTCTCGATTCTCAAGAAAGCCGGCGCCCCGAGCGGCGTGCGCGCCCTGATCACCGGTGAGTCGCTGTTCAACGACGGCGTCGGCGTGGTGGTGTTCGCGGTCATCGCCGGCATCGCCACCCAAGGGGCCAGCGCCTCCTTTGGCGACATCAGTCTGCTGTTCGTCGAAGAGGCCATCGGCGGCGTCATCTTCGGCCTCGGCCTGGGCTTCGTGGCGTACCAGATGCTGCGCCGGGTGGACAACTACGCGGTCGAGGTCCTGATCACCCTGGCGACGGTCCAGGGCGGCTACGGCCTCGCCGGTGCGCTGCACACCTCGGGCCCCATCGCGATGGTGGTGGCGGGTCTCTTCATCGGCAACCGTGGCCGACTGCTGGCCATGTCCGAAACCACCCGCGAGCGCCTCGACGGCTTCTGGGAGATGGTCGACGAGATTCTGAACGCCCTGCTCTTCCTGCTCATCGGCATGGAAGTGTTGATCCTCGACGTCTCCGGCGCCAAGGTGTTGGCCGGCCTGGTGGCGATCCCGATCGTCCTCGGCGTCCGGCTGCTGACCGTCGGCACGTCGATCTCGGCGATGCGCTTGCGCCGCCCCTTCCCCCCCAACACCGTGTCGCTGATGACCTGGGGCGGTCTGCGCGGCGGTATCTCGGTGGCCCTCGCCCTGTCCCTGCCGGCGAGTCCGGAGCGTGATGTCCTGCTCACCGTGACCTATGTCGTGGTGTTCTTCTCGATCGTCGTCCAGGGGCTCACCGTCGGGCCCCTGGTGCGCCGCCTCGGCCGAGGCACGGAATGA
- a CDS encoding phosphatidylserine decarboxylase family protein, with translation MSQALAVAARNSHQLTDPESIERVRSAVLEEVHRVMHQKPIHPVIEDFQQLIASDPVARMMMTEMIREIPDQYKAHHPKTVEELLLQLNAVLTIAPPYIPPGHGEATALVGTPFSAILIWTMGTPSGLAAYRYPAINAMFRRLLLAWTGFLDSTDSRYVLNPGPIGWQSEAAQKQLDMEDYVYEPDAKYWGFKSWNDFFTRPVKPGKRPIADPHDPRIITSACDSQVYRIARDAKRSTPFWAKREPYSLHDMLDGNYVEEFVGGDVYQAFLSPFNYHRWHSPVAGKVVKAYIKEGLLFSQDSAWGEDPTDQDHSEGYIAHVQTRALIFIEADDPVGLICVMPIGMVEISTCVIDPEIRPGARVEKGQELGYFQFGGSTHCVLFRPGVIKEFTGHGPSTPNGSDGSSYLVGQVIAKA, from the coding sequence ATGTCCCAAGCACTCGCCGTCGCCGCACGCAACTCGCACCAGCTCACCGACCCCGAGAGCATCGAGCGGGTCCGCTCCGCGGTGTTGGAAGAAGTTCACCGCGTCATGCATCAGAAGCCGATCCATCCGGTGATCGAGGACTTCCAGCAGTTGATCGCCAGCGATCCGGTGGCGCGCATGATGATGACCGAGATGATCCGGGAGATCCCGGACCAGTACAAGGCGCACCATCCCAAGACGGTTGAAGAGCTGCTGCTGCAGCTCAATGCCGTCTTGACCATCGCGCCGCCTTACATTCCGCCCGGCCACGGCGAAGCGACGGCCCTCGTCGGCACCCCCTTCTCGGCGATCCTGATCTGGACCATGGGAACGCCCTCCGGTTTGGCGGCCTACCGCTACCCTGCGATCAACGCCATGTTCCGACGCCTGCTGCTCGCCTGGACCGGCTTCCTGGACTCCACCGACTCCCGCTACGTGCTCAATCCCGGTCCCATCGGCTGGCAGAGCGAAGCGGCGCAGAAGCAGCTCGACATGGAGGACTACGTCTACGAGCCCGACGCCAAGTACTGGGGCTTCAAGTCGTGGAATGACTTCTTCACCCGTCCGGTGAAGCCCGGCAAGCGGCCGATCGCCGATCCTCACGACCCGCGGATCATCACCTCGGCCTGCGACTCTCAGGTCTATCGCATCGCCCGCGACGCCAAGCGCTCGACCCCCTTCTGGGCCAAGCGCGAGCCCTACTCCCTGCACGACATGCTCGACGGCAACTACGTCGAGGAGTTCGTCGGTGGCGACGTCTACCAGGCCTTCCTCAGCCCGTTCAACTACCACCGCTGGCACAGCCCGGTGGCCGGCAAGGTGGTCAAGGCCTACATCAAGGAAGGCCTGCTGTTCAGCCAAGACTCGGCCTGGGGCGAGGACCCGACGGACCAGGATCACTCGGAGGGCTACATCGCCCACGTCCAGACCCGCGCCCTGATCTTCATCGAAGCGGACGACCCGGTGGGCCTGATCTGCGTCATGCCGATCGGCATGGTGGAGATCTCGACCTGCGTCATCGACCCCGAGATCCGGCCCGGCGCGCGGGTCGAAAAGGGCCAAGAGCTGGGTTACTTCCAGTTCGGTGGCTCGACCCACTGCGTGCTCTTCCGCCCCGGCGTGATCAAGGAGTTCACCGGCCACGGCCCGAGCACCCCCAACGGCAGCGACGGCTCCAGCTACCTGGTGGGTCAGGTGATCGCGAAGGCCTAG
- a CDS encoding DM13 domain-containing protein, producing the protein MIHRVSILVLLALAFVAPLIAAEPVASGEWSKKSFRIDGSWQIVDEGGSLWVVLDDSFKTKKAPDLKLFLSPKSLAEVGNRNATDGSVLIAPLDSNRGAQRYAIPKGTDLAAFQTLLIHCEKYSKLWGGAALE; encoded by the coding sequence ATGATTCATCGTGTGTCGATTCTCGTCCTGCTCGCCCTCGCCTTCGTCGCCCCGCTGATCGCCGCCGAGCCGGTGGCCTCCGGCGAATGGAGCAAGAAGAGCTTCCGCATCGACGGAAGCTGGCAGATCGTCGACGAAGGCGGCAGCCTGTGGGTGGTCCTCGACGACTCCTTCAAGACCAAGAAAGCGCCCGACCTCAAGCTCTTCCTGTCACCCAAGAGCCTCGCCGAGGTCGGCAACCGCAACGCCACCGACGGCTCGGTGCTGATCGCTCCCCTGGACTCCAACCGCGGCGCCCAGCGCTACGCGATTCCCAAGGGCACCGACCTCGCGGCCTTCCAGACCCTGTTGATCCACTGCGAAAAGTACTCGAAGCTGTGGGGCGGAGCCGCCCTCGAGTAG
- a CDS encoding CPBP family intramembrane glutamic endopeptidase, whose translation MRSWGAFASLALTAVLFVLYSLLQAAGLAAVSIAEANTGGNPFAGVTNHFGTMLWAGILIAAPITLAAIYFLVRVRRPQGVLEYLGWVSFRWPGALLGLAAILATSFTFDALSRGLDRPPIPAFVEMAMTTAGSLPALIFAIVVVAPLFEEVLFRGFLFTGLANSAAGTWGAVLITSLLFSVIHLQYDLFDMSSIFILGLILGAVRALTDSTRLAFLLHAAVNLLAVGQAALYLWGDA comes from the coding sequence TTGCGCTCTTGGGGAGCGTTCGCCTCCCTGGCTTTGACGGCCGTGCTGTTCGTGCTCTACAGCCTGCTGCAGGCTGCCGGCCTGGCGGCCGTTTCGATCGCCGAGGCCAACACCGGTGGCAATCCCTTCGCCGGCGTCACCAACCACTTCGGCACCATGCTGTGGGCCGGCATTCTGATCGCCGCCCCGATCACCCTGGCAGCGATCTACTTCCTGGTTCGCGTCCGCCGCCCGCAGGGCGTCCTGGAGTACCTCGGCTGGGTTTCCTTCCGCTGGCCCGGCGCCCTCCTTGGCCTGGCCGCCATCCTGGCCACCAGCTTCACCTTCGATGCCCTCTCCCGCGGCCTCGATCGGCCGCCGATTCCGGCCTTCGTCGAGATGGCGATGACCACCGCCGGCTCCCTGCCGGCCCTGATCTTCGCCATCGTGGTGGTCGCTCCCCTCTTCGAAGAGGTCCTCTTCCGCGGCTTCCTGTTCACCGGCCTCGCCAACTCCGCCGCCGGCACCTGGGGAGCCGTCTTGATCACCAGCCTGCTGTTCAGCGTCATCCATCTGCAGTACGACCTCTTCGACATGAGCTCGATCTTCATCCTCGGATTGATCCTGGGAGCGGTGCGCGCCCTCACCGACTCGACCCGGCTGGCCTTCCTGCTCCACGCCGCGGTCAATCTGTTGGCCGTCGGCCAGGCCGCCCTCTACCTGTGGGGTGACGCGTGA
- a CDS encoding DUF1272 domain-containing protein: MRKDVCELCPTPLTEEGLAFVCWLGCTFCGTCAEPDRRCPNCGGELVLRPRRPGLEVEVRRRVEAFNDCWRRGDVAGLLSHISDDCVYCASVGPEPGQTYVGRREVERGFRLMLAYEDLEDASAGEVLVLGNRAVCEWSYHRTDGDGRRLEIRGCDLFVFEGTKIRRKDAFTKALPCEGSVLPGGEHPPSV; the protein is encoded by the coding sequence ATGAGAAAGGACGTCTGTGAGCTCTGCCCGACGCCCTTGACGGAAGAGGGGTTGGCCTTCGTCTGCTGGCTCGGCTGCACCTTCTGCGGCACCTGCGCGGAGCCCGATCGCCGGTGCCCGAACTGCGGCGGCGAGCTGGTTCTTCGGCCTCGACGGCCGGGCCTCGAGGTAGAGGTCCGACGGCGCGTCGAAGCCTTCAACGACTGCTGGCGGCGGGGCGACGTCGCGGGACTCCTGAGCCATATTTCCGACGACTGCGTCTACTGCGCTTCGGTCGGCCCCGAGCCGGGCCAGACCTATGTCGGTCGCCGCGAGGTCGAGCGCGGCTTTCGGCTCATGCTGGCCTATGAAGATCTCGAAGATGCCTCGGCCGGGGAGGTGCTGGTGCTGGGGAACCGCGCCGTCTGCGAGTGGTCCTACCACCGGACCGACGGCGACGGCCGGCGCCTCGAGATCCGCGGTTGCGACCTGTTCGTGTTCGAGGGCACGAAGATTCGTCGCAAAGATGCTTTCACCAAGGCGCTGCCCTGCGAGGGATCTGTCCTTCCCGGCGGGGAGCATCCCCCTTCGGTGTGA
- a CDS encoding alpha/beta fold hydrolase yields MLGNLRGQLLGLMAGLLAAGCSGLRPLPSPTPWDCSASDSGAEFWGCVRSAGPVPARREGAFRSTFRVVRGDLARKNADQIAARACVEQPPAGFTALRGIAVDAAPPLWAYHYPGEPQRPLVVVVHGLYDSRNSAYVRFLGEALAAHGYGVLIPDMRWHGCLLSPEWLPTLGLVEASDLLRWSRFIAPERKIGMVGFSLGALDVIHAAGRPGAPEAGVVAISPPAALETVFGELTAPIRWWKRRSLGLLDLSFRRLLRDRLQDQGIALGADGPVASMMLYLAESQGVPPSLPLAAADPLPSLARAAGPVLLLAAEDDPLFGPVVMADLRRAAEANPGVELLATPGGGHIGLQGAYPQWFMDVLDRFFGQASSD; encoded by the coding sequence ATGTTGGGAAACCTCCGCGGCCAGCTCCTGGGTTTGATGGCGGGCCTGCTGGCCGCCGGCTGCAGTGGCCTGCGGCCGCTGCCGTCACCGACTCCCTGGGACTGTTCGGCGTCCGACTCCGGTGCCGAGTTCTGGGGCTGTGTGCGGTCCGCCGGGCCGGTGCCGGCGCGGCGCGAGGGGGCCTTCCGCAGCACCTTTCGCGTCGTGCGCGGAGATCTGGCGCGCAAGAATGCCGACCAGATCGCCGCTCGCGCCTGCGTCGAGCAACCGCCGGCGGGCTTCACCGCCTTGCGTGGAATCGCCGTCGACGCGGCGCCGCCGCTCTGGGCCTATCACTATCCGGGCGAGCCGCAGCGCCCCCTGGTGGTCGTCGTGCACGGCCTCTACGACAGTCGCAACAGTGCCTATGTGCGCTTCCTCGGCGAGGCTCTGGCGGCTCACGGCTACGGGGTGCTGATCCCGGACATGCGCTGGCACGGATGTCTGTTGTCGCCGGAATGGCTGCCCACCCTCGGTCTGGTCGAAGCTTCCGATCTGCTGCGCTGGAGCCGCTTCATCGCGCCGGAGCGCAAGATCGGCATGGTCGGCTTCAGCCTCGGGGCCCTCGACGTCATCCACGCCGCCGGTCGGCCGGGAGCGCCCGAGGCGGGGGTGGTCGCGATCTCGCCGCCGGCCGCCCTCGAGACGGTCTTCGGCGAGCTCACCGCTCCCATCCGATGGTGGAAACGGCGCTCCCTCGGTCTGCTCGATCTCAGCTTCCGGCGCCTGCTGCGGGATCGCCTGCAGGATCAGGGCATCGCCCTCGGGGCCGATGGGCCGGTGGCGTCGATGATGCTCTACCTCGCCGAATCCCAGGGGGTGCCGCCGTCGCTGCCGCTGGCGGCGGCGGATCCGTTGCCCTCCCTGGCGCGCGCCGCGGGGCCGGTGCTGCTACTCGCCGCCGAGGACGATCCGCTGTTCGGTCCGGTGGTGATGGCCGACCTGCGCCGGGCTGCCGAGGCCAACCCCGGCGTCGAGCTGCTCGCCACCCCCGGCGGCGGCCACATCGGACTCCAAGGCGCCTATCCGCAGTGGTTCATGGACGTCCTCGACCGCTTCTTCGGGCAGGCGAGCAGCGACTGA
- a CDS encoding rhomboid family intramembrane serine protease has product MLRRQTSGSVVCPSCGKLTGVQDEACWNCGRRNPGMWGYGPLLRRLGQDLGFVPLVMWGCALLYGATLIADTGNLGGMLSPSPLSLYAFGASGTLPVVEGGRWWTLLSASWLHGGLLHIFFNVLWIRQLGPAVASIYGAGRMIIIYVVAGVVGFAASSFGPLVAPPLALILGRGSFTVGASAAIFGLLGALVLYGRKGSTEVGRQAWLWAAILFAFGFIMPAVDNWAHLGGFLGGFGMAALLDPLKRERVDHLLMAMLLLAASLAAVLFSLVTGLAELRSL; this is encoded by the coding sequence ATGTTGCGTCGCCAAACCTCCGGTTCCGTCGTCTGTCCCTCCTGCGGCAAGTTGACCGGGGTCCAGGATGAAGCCTGCTGGAATTGCGGCCGGCGCAATCCCGGCATGTGGGGCTATGGACCGCTGCTGCGGCGCCTCGGCCAAGACCTCGGATTCGTGCCGCTGGTGATGTGGGGCTGTGCTCTCCTCTACGGCGCCACGCTGATCGCCGACACCGGCAACCTCGGCGGCATGCTCAGCCCGAGCCCGTTGAGCCTCTATGCCTTCGGGGCGAGCGGCACCCTGCCGGTGGTCGAGGGCGGCCGTTGGTGGACGCTGCTCTCGGCCTCTTGGCTGCACGGCGGACTGCTCCACATCTTCTTCAATGTCTTGTGGATTCGCCAGCTCGGCCCGGCGGTGGCTTCGATCTACGGTGCCGGCCGCATGATCATCATCTATGTCGTCGCCGGCGTCGTCGGCTTCGCCGCCAGCAGCTTCGGTCCGCTGGTCGCTCCACCGCTGGCCCTGATCCTGGGGCGCGGCAGCTTCACGGTTGGGGCCTCGGCGGCGATCTTCGGCCTGCTCGGGGCGCTAGTGCTCTACGGCCGCAAGGGCAGTACCGAGGTCGGTCGCCAGGCCTGGCTGTGGGCCGCCATCCTGTTCGCCTTCGGCTTCATCATGCCGGCGGTCGACAACTGGGCCCATCTCGGCGGATTTCTCGGCGGCTTCGGCATGGCGGCTTTGCTCGATCCCTTGAAGCGCGAGCGCGTCGACCATCTGCTGATGGCGATGCTGCTGCTCGCCGCCTCGCTGGCCGCGGTGCTGTTCTCGCTGGTCACCGGCCTGGCGGAGCTGCGCTCCCTGTGA